The Platichthys flesus chromosome 10, fPlaFle2.1, whole genome shotgun sequence genome includes a window with the following:
- the ism2a gene encoding isthmin-2: MQWLEVSPLWLLLVTVVSVSGFPTKIQRTSIRDRHTSASPAKVIAKQSHGDDHQTLQDLQQENLLQTLPSSPSSHRSRQRWSQHLNQGVLPPPEPEEDTDPFILDLRNFPELSNADISSQNPNIQVTIEVVDDSQTGMEVEMDLAKEGQRNDWSVSSSEWANSHKKLFWPLFWEYPEQSEYGLGRASSEGQSEDYNYDPDELILSGVGGDGGGHWNKDWHAKDNYEYEEEWSHWASCSVTCGHGTQKRTRSCGYACTATESRTCDLESCSDTVFSATPLPPIQTTNNTDFLDTNVDSCEKWLSCKNDFLQKYLHQVLTELPSCPCSYPSEAVYNAVNIHDTKLLKTYRWRDASGPKERLDIYKPSARFCIRSMLSYDSPTLAAQHCCYDDQMRLITRGKGAGAPNLISTEFSPELHYKVDVLPWILCKGDWSRFHSVRPPNNGLECEDNPPEQVFQIELKEAREY, from the exons GTGATAGCAAAGCAAAGCCATGGCGATGATCATCAGACTCTTCAAGATCTGCAACAAGAGAACCTGCTCCAGACTCTGCCCTCCAGTCCCTCTTCACACAGGTCCAGACAGCGTTGGTCCCAGCACCTTAATCAGGGTGTCCTTCCCCCTCCtgaacctgaggaggacacTGATCCATTCATCCTGGACCTAAGGAACTTCCCAGAGCTGTCCAATGCAGACATAAGTTCACAGAACCCTAATATCCAG GTGACCATCGAGGTGGTGGACGACAGCCAGACTGGGATGGAGGTCGAGATGGACCTGGCCAAGGAGGGTCAGCGTAATGACTGGTCAGTGTCCTCCTCAGAGTGGGCCAACAGCCACAAGAAGCTATTCTGGCCACTCTTCTGGGAGTACCCGGAGCAGTCGGAGTATGGGCTGGGAAGAGCCAGTTCAGAGGGGCAGTCTGAGGACTACAACTATGACCCAGATGAGCTCATCCTCAGTGGAGTTGGGGGGGATGGAGGTGGTCACTGGAACAAAGACTGGCATGCCAAGGATAACTATG AGTATGAGGAGGAGTGGAGCCACTGGGCTTCCTGCAGCGTTACTTGTGGACACGGCACCCAGAAACGCACCCGTTCCTGCGGCTACGCATGCACTGCGACTGAGTCGCGCACTTGTGACCTGGAGAGTTGTTCTG acactgtgttttcagcGACTCCCCTGCCACCCATCCAGACCACCAACAATACAGATTTCTTGGACACAA ATGTAGACAGCTGTGAGAAGTGGCTAAGCTGCAAGAATGACTTTCTTCAGAAGTACCTGCATCAAGTGCTCACTGAACTCCCCAGCTGCCCCTGCTCCTATCCCTCTGAGGCTGTTTACAATGCTGTCAACATCCATGACACTAAACTTCTCAAAACCTACCGCTGGAGAGACGCAAGTGGACCCAAGGAACGCCTGGACATCTACAAACCATCAGCCAGATTCTGCATCCGCTCAATGCTGTCGTATGACAGTCCAACGTTAGCAGCACAGCACTGCTGTTATGATGATCAGATGAGATTGATAACACGAGGAAAAGGAGCAGGAGCTCCAAATTTAATCAGTACAGAGTTTTCTCCGGAGCTACATTACAAGGTGGATGTTCTGCCCTGGATTCTGTGCAAAGGGGACTGGAGTCGGTTTCACTCAGTAAGACCACCTAATAATGGGCTGGAATGTGAAGATAACCCTCCTGAACAAGTGTTTCAGATAGAACTAAAAGAAGCCCGTGAATACTGA